In the genome of Saccharomonospora viridis DSM 43017, one region contains:
- a CDS encoding 5-(carboxyamino)imidazole ribonucleotide synthase, with product MDTRTGLPVVGMVGGGQLARMTHQAAIGLGQSLRVLAVSEHDSAALVAGDVTFGQHTDLEALRSFARGVDVLTFDHEHVPGEHVAALEADGVVVRPGSAALTFAQNKLLMRERLAAQGFPVPAFAAITGVDDVLKFGESHAWPVVLKAATGGYDGRGVWMVASPDEARALVPELLDAGTRLLVEQKVAMRRELSALVARSPFGQGSAWPVVETVQRNGINTEVLAPAPGLTEQRTQQAQELALRIAAELGVVGVLAVELFDTDDGLLVNELAMRPHNSGHWTMDGSRTSQFEQHLRAVLDYPLGVTELLSPTVMANVLGAPETPAMSFDERVHHLFARFPDVRVHLYGKGERPGRKLGHVNVLGPIGETRQRAKLAAHWLSHAEWLDGYSAH from the coding sequence ATGGACACCCGAACAGGACTGCCCGTCGTGGGCATGGTGGGTGGCGGTCAGCTCGCCAGGATGACCCACCAGGCGGCCATCGGCCTCGGCCAGTCGTTGCGCGTGCTCGCCGTGAGCGAGCACGACTCCGCCGCCCTCGTGGCGGGCGACGTCACCTTCGGGCAGCACACCGACCTGGAGGCGCTGCGCTCGTTCGCGCGTGGTGTCGACGTTCTGACGTTCGACCACGAACACGTGCCCGGTGAGCACGTGGCGGCCCTCGAAGCGGACGGGGTCGTGGTGCGTCCGGGCTCGGCCGCCCTCACCTTCGCGCAGAACAAACTCCTGATGCGCGAACGGTTGGCCGCCCAAGGCTTCCCGGTACCCGCGTTCGCGGCGATCACCGGGGTCGACGACGTGCTCAAGTTCGGGGAGTCCCATGCCTGGCCCGTCGTGCTCAAGGCCGCCACCGGTGGCTACGACGGCCGCGGTGTGTGGATGGTCGCCTCGCCCGACGAGGCGCGAGCGCTGGTGCCCGAACTCCTCGACGCGGGTACGCGGCTGTTGGTGGAGCAGAAGGTCGCCATGCGGCGGGAACTGTCCGCGCTGGTGGCCCGCTCGCCGTTCGGGCAGGGCTCGGCGTGGCCGGTCGTGGAGACCGTGCAGCGCAACGGCATCAACACCGAGGTCCTCGCGCCCGCGCCCGGGTTGACCGAACAGCGGACCCAGCAGGCGCAGGAGTTGGCGTTGCGGATCGCCGCCGAACTCGGTGTCGTGGGTGTGCTCGCGGTGGAGTTGTTCGACACCGACGACGGTCTTCTGGTCAACGAACTGGCCATGCGGCCGCACAACTCCGGTCATTGGACCATGGACGGGTCCCGCACCTCTCAGTTCGAACAACACCTGCGGGCGGTGTTGGACTATCCGCTCGGGGTCACGGAACTGTTGTCTCCCACCGTGATGGCCAACGTCCTCGGAGCGCCCGAGACACCGGCGATGAGCTTCGACGAGCGGGTGCATCACCTCTTCGCCCGCTTCCCCGACGTGCGAGTCCATCTCTACGGTAAGGGGGAGCGGCCGGGACGCAAGCTCGGCCACGTCAACGTGCTCGGCCCGATCGGCGAGACCAGACAACGCGCGAAGCTAGCGGCCCATTGGCTGTCGCACGCCGAGTGGCTCGACGGCTACAGCGCTCACTGA
- a CDS encoding LCP family protein has protein sequence MDKGEKRPTTEGEEHEGASPGQIESEHGPDARSDSDGGMIPDRSDTDAADTDSHPGSDDSENSDRDHDGDDGDGAGSGPGARTEPETAEETGESGAGESARGPAEEPDAASRAPTRGRGRNRGRKAAKALVRSVGALLSVIALAITGYAYSTLDTLQDNVNTTDALRQNDEPDDGEPPPPPEDDGATDILLVGTDARTDMEGNPLPPHVLRQLRTENKPGISTDTLILLRIPHDGAPPTGISIPRDTWVAVSGDEHAKINSVYGTEKYRTANELRREGVTDRSEVERRSDQAGRAALVRTVQEFTQVRIDHYAEVNLFGFYLITEALDGVEVCLNHATFDTDSGANFAAGRQTVSGGEALSFVRQRNNLPRGDLDRIQRQQAFLASALNKVLSAGTLTDTGKLKKLANALRRSLVLDSDLDLLKFARQTRGIASGDFSFVTIPVVDIAAWSPDGKQSIVQVDVEEVRKFIAGVVEQGDGRGRDDRTAGERPSGGGSAPQNDGTKITADGVTCVN, from the coding sequence GTGGACAAGGGTGAGAAGCGCCCTACCACCGAGGGCGAGGAACACGAGGGAGCTTCGCCCGGCCAGATCGAGTCCGAACATGGGCCCGACGCGCGGTCCGATTCCGACGGCGGCATGATCCCCGATCGAAGCGACACCGACGCGGCCGACACCGACTCCCACCCCGGAAGCGACGACAGCGAGAACAGCGACAGGGACCACGACGGCGACGACGGTGACGGCGCTGGCAGTGGTCCCGGCGCGCGAACCGAACCGGAGACCGCCGAGGAAACCGGGGAATCCGGGGCGGGGGAATCCGCTCGAGGGCCCGCCGAGGAGCCGGACGCCGCGAGCAGAGCCCCGACCCGTGGACGGGGTCGCAACCGCGGCCGGAAAGCCGCGAAGGCCCTGGTCCGTTCGGTGGGCGCTCTGCTGTCGGTGATCGCGCTGGCCATCACCGGCTACGCCTACTCCACGCTGGACACCCTCCAGGACAACGTCAACACCACCGACGCGTTGCGGCAGAACGACGAACCGGACGACGGCGAACCCCCACCGCCTCCCGAGGACGACGGCGCCACCGACATCCTGCTCGTGGGTACCGATGCGCGCACCGACATGGAGGGCAATCCCCTCCCGCCGCACGTACTCAGACAACTGCGCACCGAGAACAAGCCCGGCATCAGCACGGACACCCTGATCCTGCTGCGGATCCCGCACGACGGCGCGCCCCCGACCGGGATCTCGATTCCCCGCGACACCTGGGTCGCGGTGTCCGGCGACGAACACGCCAAGATCAATTCGGTGTACGGCACGGAGAAGTACCGGACCGCCAACGAACTACGCCGGGAAGGCGTCACCGATCGCTCCGAAGTGGAACGCCGATCCGACCAGGCGGGCCGTGCGGCGCTGGTGCGCACGGTGCAGGAATTCACCCAGGTCCGCATCGACCACTACGCCGAGGTGAACCTCTTCGGTTTCTACCTGATCACCGAGGCACTCGACGGCGTGGAGGTGTGTCTCAACCACGCCACGTTCGACACCGACTCCGGTGCCAATTTCGCGGCCGGACGGCAGACCGTCTCCGGCGGGGAGGCGCTGTCGTTCGTACGGCAACGCAACAATCTGCCCCGCGGTGACCTCGACCGGATCCAGCGGCAACAGGCGTTCTTGGCGTCCGCGCTCAACAAGGTGTTGTCGGCGGGCACTCTCACCGACACCGGCAAGTTGAAGAAGCTGGCCAACGCCCTGCGACGCTCGCTGGTCCTGGACTCCGACCTGGACCTGCTGAAGTTCGCCAGGCAAACCCGCGGGATCGCGTCGGGGGACTTCTCGTTCGTCACGATCCCCGTCGTCGACATCGCCGCGTGGAGCCCGGACGGGAAGCAGAGCATCGTGCAGGTCGACGTGGAGGAAGTACGGAAGTTCATCGCCGGTGTCGTGGAGCAGGGCGACGGACGAGGCCGGGACGACCGGACGGCGGGGGAACGACCTTCCGGGGGTGGATCGGCACCGCAGAACGACGGCACAAAGATCACCGCCGACGGCGTGACGTGTGTGAACTGA
- a CDS encoding LCP family protein, producing the protein MTDGAREPLDTPVIRSKSRLRTIGLIGGRTLVSLLSVVVLALTAYGWQMIGTAQSNLATTDVFDDQEPGAKPLDGSVDILLVGIDSRTDAQGNPLPQEVLDMLHAGKDEGTKQTDTMILVHIPQDGTSATAISFPRDSWVELAGGYGTNRLNTAFRFAYNHTRNTLLAQGETDTEAIEKQAEAEGRKNLIATIEQLIGRPGMIDRYAEVNLASFYEITKAIGGIEVCLKQPAKEAKSGINLPAGRQTIEGVQALAFVRQRTGLPRGDLDRINRQQAFLSGLARKMLSKEILLNPSRLSEVISAVQKSVVVSKDWDLLEFAHQMRNLSGGQIEFHTVPVVQDMYVNGASVLEVDPAQIRAFIDELVPRETEGDPRMDSVPQTVPGAEAYTVHIYNATADPSLGEATRTLLASQGFGGESYAQSDPQNSTVIYHAPGEQAGVDALRTALGVDFAAQADPQLAPGTLNLYLGGDFTLPPTTQGAEGLTGVQPLRTGSVGYRAQQQSDTGQSAPESGEPGTDEGSEDAEDGPITAGGVPCIY; encoded by the coding sequence GTGACCGACGGGGCACGGGAACCGCTCGACACGCCAGTCATACGAAGCAAGTCCCGGCTTCGCACCATCGGCCTCATCGGCGGCAGAACCCTCGTGTCCTTGCTGTCCGTCGTGGTGTTGGCACTCACTGCCTACGGCTGGCAGATGATCGGGACCGCACAGTCGAACCTCGCCACGACCGACGTGTTCGACGACCAGGAGCCCGGAGCGAAACCGCTGGACGGCTCCGTCGACATCCTCCTCGTCGGCATCGACAGTCGCACCGACGCGCAGGGCAACCCCCTGCCGCAGGAAGTGCTCGACATGCTCCACGCCGGCAAGGACGAGGGAACCAAACAGACCGACACGATGATCCTGGTGCACATCCCCCAGGACGGCACCAGCGCCACCGCCATCTCCTTCCCCCGGGACTCCTGGGTGGAGCTGGCGGGCGGCTACGGGACCAACCGGCTCAACACCGCGTTCCGCTTCGCCTACAACCACACCCGCAACACCCTGCTCGCCCAGGGGGAGACCGACACCGAGGCGATCGAGAAGCAGGCCGAGGCCGAGGGGCGCAAGAACCTCATCGCCACCATCGAACAGCTCATCGGCCGGCCCGGCATGATCGACCGGTACGCCGAGGTGAACCTGGCGAGTTTCTACGAGATCACCAAAGCCATCGGCGGCATCGAGGTCTGCCTGAAACAACCCGCGAAGGAAGCCAAGTCCGGCATCAACCTCCCCGCAGGAAGGCAGACCATCGAAGGGGTGCAGGCGCTGGCGTTCGTGCGACAGCGCACCGGACTCCCCCGCGGTGACCTGGACCGGATCAACCGGCAGCAGGCGTTCTTGTCCGGCCTCGCCCGCAAGATGCTCTCCAAGGAGATCCTGCTGAACCCGTCACGCCTGTCCGAGGTGATCTCGGCCGTGCAGAAGTCGGTGGTCGTCTCCAAGGACTGGGACCTGCTGGAGTTCGCCCATCAGATGCGCAACCTCTCCGGTGGGCAGATCGAGTTCCACACGGTCCCCGTGGTGCAGGACATGTACGTCAACGGCGCGTCCGTGCTGGAGGTGGACCCCGCGCAGATCAGGGCTTTCATCGACGAATTGGTCCCGAGGGAGACCGAAGGCGATCCGCGCATGGACTCGGTGCCGCAGACGGTGCCGGGCGCGGAGGCCTACACGGTGCACATCTACAACGCCACGGCGGACCCCTCCCTGGGTGAGGCCACGCGAACGCTGTTGGCGAGTCAGGGTTTCGGCGGGGAAAGTTACGCACAATCAGACCCGCAGAACTCCACGGTGATCTACCATGCTCCGGGCGAGCAAGCCGGTGTCGACGCGCTGCGTACGGCTTTGGGCGTGGACTTCGCCGCCCAGGCCGACCCACAGCTGGCCCCCGGAACGCTCAACCTGTACCTCGGCGGGGACTTCACGTTGCCCCCCACGACCCAGGGCGCGGAAGGGCTCACCGGGGTTCAGCCGCTGCGGACCGGGAGTGTGGGGTATCGGGCGCAACAACAGTCGGACACCGGGCAGAGCGCTCCGGAGTCCGGGGAACCCGGTACGGACGAGGGATCGGAGGACGCCGAGGACGGACCGATCACCGCTGGTGGAGTGCCGTGCATCTACTAG
- the purE gene encoding 5-(carboxyamino)imidazole ribonucleotide mutase, which produces MGSDSDWPVMQAAAEALDEFGVPYEVGVYSAHRTPQRMLDYARSAAEHGLRVIIAGAGGAAHLPGMVAAATPLPVIGVPVPLKHLDGLDSLLSIVQMPAGVPVATVSVGGARNAGLLAVRMLAVSDVALRGRMERFQDDLEQQVLDKDAALRARVDG; this is translated from the coding sequence ATGGGCAGCGACTCGGACTGGCCGGTGATGCAGGCCGCCGCCGAGGCGCTCGACGAATTCGGAGTCCCGTACGAGGTGGGCGTCTACTCGGCGCACCGCACACCGCAGCGCATGCTCGACTACGCGCGTTCCGCCGCCGAACACGGCCTTCGAGTGATCATCGCGGGGGCCGGCGGGGCCGCGCACCTGCCGGGCATGGTCGCCGCGGCGACACCGCTGCCGGTGATCGGCGTGCCCGTCCCGTTGAAGCACCTCGACGGACTGGACTCGTTGTTGTCGATCGTGCAGATGCCCGCCGGGGTCCCGGTCGCCACCGTCTCGGTGGGTGGGGCGCGCAACGCGGGCCTGTTGGCCGTGCGGATGCTCGCCGTCTCCGATGTCGCGCTGCGCGGACGTATGGAACGTTTCCAGGACGACCTCGAACAGCAGGTGCTCGACAAGGACGCCGCTTTGCGCGCGCGGGTCGACGGGTGA
- a CDS encoding class I adenylate-forming enzyme family protein, producing the protein MPNTTVPHPPGLPTSLTYPDAPVGSLLAGAASRYRDRIAFRHADEELSFSQLWSSACRFGNALRERGVGPGDTVALHLPNCLAFPIAYYGTLLAGATFSPANPLLPPKALAEQLADADARVVVTHGGVADALSGLDIELVLTYRPREAAALDFEKFIADAPEDRPDVEIDAARTLAHLGYTGGTTGRSKGVRLTHRNVVVNALQYVCWGSGSVPVLDDAGEVTVTQIGDEAEWTTPLGTGVSINLTPWFHAMGIGGLNIGVLSGASVTIHDRFDPRSYIADAERLRVTSMSGAPALFAALLACPDFHTADLSSVRGITSGAAPMPRAMGEALLARFPDAVITEGYGLTEVTMGATIAPSWRSGVRKVGTVGVPIFDTEVKIMSVDGVEELPPNTPGEVYLRGPQVMQGYHNRPEETEAVFADGWLRTGDIGMLDDDGYLSIVDRAKDMLLYKGYNVYPRELEELLTALPGVAAAAVVGRPDPNVGELPVAFVVRAPGQDGMTPDALMQAVNEQVLPYKRIREVRFVDAIPTSAAGKVLKRRLREQL; encoded by the coding sequence ATGCCGAACACAACGGTGCCGCATCCTCCCGGACTTCCGACGTCGTTGACCTACCCCGACGCGCCCGTGGGATCGCTGCTCGCGGGCGCCGCGTCCCGCTATCGCGACCGGATCGCGTTCCGACACGCGGACGAGGAACTGAGCTTCTCCCAGCTGTGGTCCTCCGCGTGTCGCTTCGGCAACGCCCTGCGGGAGCGCGGTGTGGGGCCCGGCGACACCGTCGCGCTGCACCTGCCGAACTGCCTGGCCTTCCCGATCGCCTATTACGGGACCCTGCTGGCGGGTGCGACGTTCAGTCCGGCCAATCCGCTCCTCCCGCCGAAGGCGTTGGCCGAGCAGCTCGCCGACGCTGACGCGCGGGTCGTGGTCACCCATGGCGGGGTGGCCGACGCACTGTCGGGATTGGACATCGAACTGGTGCTGACCTACCGGCCTCGGGAAGCGGCGGCGCTGGACTTCGAGAAGTTCATCGCCGACGCGCCCGAGGACCGCCCCGACGTCGAGATCGACGCGGCCCGGACCCTCGCGCACCTGGGCTACACCGGTGGTACGACGGGGCGGTCGAAAGGAGTGCGGTTGACCCACCGCAACGTGGTCGTCAACGCCCTGCAGTACGTGTGCTGGGGCTCAGGATCGGTGCCCGTCCTCGACGACGCGGGGGAGGTCACGGTCACTCAGATCGGCGACGAGGCCGAATGGACCACACCACTGGGTACGGGCGTGAGCATCAACCTCACGCCGTGGTTCCACGCGATGGGGATCGGCGGGCTCAACATCGGCGTGCTCAGCGGGGCGAGCGTCACGATCCACGACCGGTTCGACCCGCGTTCCTACATCGCCGACGCCGAGCGGTTGCGGGTGACGTCGATGAGCGGTGCACCCGCTCTGTTCGCCGCACTGCTGGCCTGTCCGGATTTCCACACCGCCGATCTGTCGTCGGTGCGGGGGATCACCTCGGGGGCGGCGCCCATGCCGCGTGCGATGGGTGAAGCGTTGCTCGCCCGCTTCCCCGACGCGGTGATCACCGAGGGATACGGCCTCACCGAGGTGACGATGGGGGCCACGATCGCGCCGAGTTGGCGTTCCGGTGTGCGCAAGGTGGGCACGGTGGGCGTGCCGATCTTCGACACGGAAGTCAAGATCATGTCCGTGGACGGCGTCGAGGAACTGCCGCCGAACACGCCGGGCGAGGTGTACCTGCGCGGTCCGCAGGTGATGCAGGGCTACCACAACCGCCCGGAGGAGACCGAGGCCGTGTTCGCCGACGGCTGGTTGCGCACCGGCGACATCGGGATGCTCGACGACGACGGCTATCTGTCTATTGTGGATCGAGCTAAGGACATGCTCCTCTACAAGGGCTACAACGTGTATCCCCGGGAGCTGGAGGAGTTGCTGACGGCCCTGCCCGGGGTGGCGGCGGCCGCCGTGGTGGGGCGTCCCGACCCGAACGTCGGTGAACTACCCGTCGCGTTCGTGGTGCGCGCGCCGGGCCAGGACGGGATGACGCCCGACGCCCTCATGCAAGCCGTCAACGAGCAGGTACTGCCCTACAAACGGATACGGGAGGTCCGTTTCGTCGACGCGATCCCCACCTCCGCCGCCGGGAAGGTCCTCAAGCGGCGGCTGCGGGAACAGCTCTAG
- a CDS encoding TIGR03089 family protein, protein MSLTEHLLRPLLSSSAARPAITHYDDADGSRIELSVATLANWAAKTANWLVEEFDIEPGDEVAVDLPAHWQTAGVLFGAWWCGAHVVQGPAEAAVAFVGPDADGSAADATAIVALDPLGRGLTTEPPDGAFDYLSEARACGDDFSPLFPVDDDTPALLGITVAELTARARERATALGIGEGDRVLSTRAWTLPDGVVDAVLAPVAAGAHLVQVTNADPVKVAEHRDTERTTVELG, encoded by the coding sequence ATGAGCCTCACCGAGCACTTGTTGCGGCCGCTGCTGTCGTCCTCGGCGGCCCGGCCAGCGATCACGCACTACGACGACGCCGACGGCAGCCGGATCGAGCTCTCGGTGGCCACCCTCGCCAACTGGGCGGCGAAAACCGCGAACTGGCTCGTGGAGGAATTCGACATCGAGCCGGGAGACGAGGTCGCCGTCGACCTGCCCGCACACTGGCAGACGGCGGGGGTGCTGTTCGGTGCCTGGTGGTGTGGCGCGCACGTCGTCCAGGGTCCCGCCGAGGCGGCCGTCGCCTTCGTCGGTCCGGACGCCGACGGCAGCGCGGCGGACGCGACGGCGATCGTCGCCCTCGACCCACTCGGTCGGGGACTCACCACGGAACCACCCGACGGCGCGTTCGACTACCTGTCGGAGGCACGGGCGTGCGGGGACGACTTCTCCCCCTTGTTCCCCGTCGACGACGACACGCCGGCATTGCTCGGCATCACCGTGGCCGAGTTGACCGCTCGCGCTCGGGAACGCGCGACGGCGTTGGGCATCGGCGAGGGCGACCGGGTGTTGTCCACCCGCGCGTGGACGCTGCCCGACGGGGTGGTGGACGCGGTGCTGGCGCCGGTGGCGGCGGGTGCCCATCTGGTGCAGGTGACCAACGCCGACCCGGTCAAGGTCGCCGAGCACCGCGACACCGAACGCACCACCGTCGAATTGGGCTAA